In Nitrosococcus oceani ATCC 19707, the following proteins share a genomic window:
- a CDS encoding acetyl-CoA hydrolase/transferase C-terminal domain-containing protein: MVRNSNRPTYYADVESCVENILSKVGKNIVLGIPIGLGKPNQLVNEFFRRATKDPTLRLKIFTALTLTKPQWKNGLERRLVEPLSARIFGNYPELDYISALERSQLPPNIEVAEFYFQPGQLLHNSHAQQNYVSSNYTHVVRDSLDSDMNVFAQLISSAKQWENKTYYSLSCNADLTPDLIPKMRGLEKSGKKIAILGQINPELPFMYGDAQVPSENFDAIVDHPQYAFKLFGPPNMAINPSDYMIGLHASALIKDGGTIQLGIGSLSDAVTYLIKMRHQYNAVYCALLSEANVLGKFEKMIHNVGGNEPFKEGLYATSEMFVDGFMQLYRSGILKRKVYPHETLQRLLNENKLSHQISPAALTRLIEEKIIHPQLSEKEVTLLQQWGIFKMELKYQNGFIYPPNEIPIPADLADSQSAEKIYRHCLEPHIKGGHLLHASFFLGPQRFYNFLRGLKKEEREQFCMKRVAYVNQLYGSEELKRLQRKDARFLNSALMVTLNGAIISDKLEDGRTVSGVGGQYNFVAMAHALVDARSIIMLRSVREKHGEIHSNIIWNYGHTTIPCHLRDMVVTEYGIANLRGKNDREIIIALLNITDSRFQDFLLREAQKAGKISKNYQIPDDFKDNYPARLKKHLRPYKDQGYLPEFPFGTEFTPEEIALTKAFEAIQTMIAKKRFPIPNKHQLRAILSAPEIATPYLQRLQLDKPTTMKDKLMQKLVLYGLSQTGAM; the protein is encoded by the coding sequence ATGGTAAGAAACAGCAATAGACCCACTTATTATGCCGACGTCGAAAGTTGCGTCGAAAATATTTTATCTAAAGTGGGTAAAAACATTGTACTGGGTATACCCATTGGTTTGGGAAAACCCAACCAATTGGTCAATGAATTCTTCCGGCGGGCAACAAAAGATCCAACGCTTCGATTAAAAATCTTTACCGCCCTTACTTTAACCAAACCACAATGGAAGAATGGACTTGAACGTAGGCTAGTGGAACCACTCTCTGCAAGAATTTTTGGTAACTATCCTGAACTCGATTATATCTCGGCGCTCGAGAGATCCCAGCTTCCTCCTAATATAGAAGTTGCAGAATTTTATTTCCAGCCGGGTCAACTGCTCCATAATAGCCATGCACAGCAAAATTATGTGAGCAGCAACTATACTCACGTAGTGCGCGATTCCTTAGATAGTGATATGAACGTTTTCGCCCAGCTCATTAGCAGCGCTAAACAATGGGAAAACAAGACTTATTACAGCTTAAGCTGTAATGCCGATCTTACCCCTGATCTCATTCCGAAAATGCGCGGGTTAGAAAAATCCGGAAAAAAAATAGCCATACTCGGACAAATCAATCCTGAACTGCCCTTTATGTATGGCGATGCCCAGGTACCGTCAGAGAATTTTGACGCTATTGTGGATCACCCTCAATATGCCTTCAAACTCTTTGGCCCCCCCAATATGGCAATTAATCCTAGCGATTATATGATTGGGCTTCATGCTAGCGCGCTTATCAAGGATGGGGGCACCATTCAGCTGGGGATCGGTTCCTTGAGCGATGCCGTTACTTATCTCATTAAGATGCGGCATCAATACAACGCCGTTTATTGCGCCCTTTTATCAGAAGCAAACGTCCTCGGAAAATTTGAAAAGATGATCCACAATGTGGGAGGCAATGAACCTTTCAAGGAAGGTCTCTATGCAACCAGCGAAATGTTCGTCGACGGTTTCATGCAGCTTTATCGAAGCGGAATCCTAAAACGAAAAGTATATCCCCATGAAACCCTTCAACGGCTTCTCAATGAGAACAAACTCAGCCATCAAATTTCTCCAGCGGCTTTAACTCGTCTCATAGAAGAAAAAATTATTCATCCGCAGCTTAGTGAAAAAGAGGTTACTCTACTACAACAATGGGGTATTTTTAAAATGGAATTGAAATACCAGAACGGATTTATCTATCCACCTAACGAAATACCCATTCCTGCTGATCTGGCGGATAGCCAGTCTGCTGAAAAAATTTATCGTCATTGCTTAGAACCCCACATAAAAGGGGGGCACCTACTCCACGCGAGCTTTTTTCTTGGACCTCAACGCTTTTATAATTTCTTACGGGGATTAAAGAAAGAAGAACGAGAACAATTTTGTATGAAAAGAGTTGCTTATGTTAACCAACTTTATGGCAGCGAAGAACTCAAAAGACTACAAAGAAAAGATGCCCGTTTTTTAAATTCCGCCCTAATGGTGACTCTCAATGGCGCCATAATTTCAGATAAACTTGAGGATGGACGTACCGTGAGTGGAGTTGGCGGTCAGTATAATTTCGTTGCCATGGCTCACGCCTTAGTGGATGCCCGCTCCATCATCATGCTCCGAAGCGTTCGGGAAAAACACGGGGAAATTCATTCTAATATCATTTGGAACTATGGCCATACTACCATTCCTTGTCATCTACGGGATATGGTAGTGACCGAGTATGGTATTGCCAATCTCAGAGGAAAAAATGATCGTGAAATTATCATTGCCTTATTAAATATTACGGATTCTAGATTTCAAGATTTTCTTCTCAGAGAAGCCCAGAAGGCAGGGAAAATATCTAAAAATTACCAAATCCCTGATGACTTTAAAGACAACTACCCAGCACGCCTTAAAAAACATTTGCGCCCTTATAAAGATCAGGGTTATCTGCCAGAATTCCCCTTTGGCACTGAATTTACCCCGGAAGAAATTGCGCTAACAAAAGCATTTGAGGCGATTCAAACCATGATAGCTAAAAAAAGGTTCCCTATACCTAATAAGCATCAGCTCAGAGCTATCCTCTCTGCCCCAGAAATCGCAACCCCCTACCTGCAGCGGTTACAATTGGATAAACCCACCACAATGAAAGATAAACTGATGCAAAAACTGGTACTCTATGGGCTATCTCAAACTGGTGCAATGTAA
- a CDS encoding acyl-CoA dehydrogenase, with the protein MVNFFLSLRRNLISRPVLKRVRRVLPPLSETEEQALHAGTVGWEAELFSGKPNWQYLHDLPKPRLTEEEQAFLEGPTETLCGLLNDWEINHERKDLPLEAWQFIKNNGFWGMIIPKAYGGLEFSALAHSSVIGKLASRSVTAAVTVMVPNSLGPSELLLLYGTEEQKSHYLPRLARGEELPCFAMTGPTAGSDAASMPDSGVVCYGDYQGKRTLGMRVSWNKRYITLGPIATVLGLAFHLYDPDHLLGEQEDIGITLALVPTETPGVQIGRRHYPSYQAFQNGPTTGQEVFMPLEWIIGGQERAGQGWQMLMECLGVGRSVSLPSMSTGAAKLCARATGAYARVRKQFRLPIGKFEGVEEVLTRIAGNAYLLDALRTATTAAVDQGDKPSTLSAIAKYHSTMRMRETINDAMDVHGGKAVCEGPSNYLANSYHAIPVSITVEGANILTRSMIIFGQGAIRCHPYLLKEMQAAQNPDEKEGLVAFDQAIFGHMGFLLCNFGRAWWHNLSGGRWSPVPEAEVTVDYYYRQLGRMSASFALVADLTSLILGGELKRREKISARLGDCLSHLYLLSCLLKRFKDDGQPREDIPLLHWCGQRELYLIQQTLDEILANYPSRPVGGLLRWVLFPWGRRFGKPSDDVGRQCAALLLSPSSSRDRLTAGVFLGSREKDPIAHLEEAFKTVIAADEANKKLRRAAKERGLKSLSLEEAVSRGVISEVEAKLAEKAEKLTWEIITVDDFSPEELSGEQVLRREQILSGG; encoded by the coding sequence ATGGTTAATTTTTTCTTGTCTTTGCGGCGCAATCTGATTAGCCGGCCTGTGCTCAAGAGGGTACGCCGGGTATTGCCCCCTCTCTCGGAGACGGAGGAGCAGGCGTTACATGCAGGTACGGTGGGTTGGGAGGCCGAGCTTTTTTCCGGTAAACCCAATTGGCAATACCTGCACGATTTACCCAAGCCACGCCTTACGGAGGAGGAGCAGGCATTTCTTGAGGGTCCGACGGAAACACTCTGCGGGTTGCTTAATGACTGGGAAATTAACCATGAGCGAAAAGACTTGCCCCTAGAGGCATGGCAATTTATCAAGAATAATGGTTTCTGGGGAATGATTATTCCTAAAGCTTATGGGGGATTGGAGTTCTCAGCCTTGGCTCACTCTTCGGTGATCGGAAAATTAGCGAGCCGGAGCGTGACGGCCGCCGTAACCGTTATGGTGCCTAATTCATTGGGGCCTTCGGAGCTTTTGCTGCTCTATGGAACAGAAGAACAAAAAAGCCATTATCTCCCTCGGCTAGCCCGGGGCGAGGAGTTACCCTGTTTTGCCATGACGGGGCCCACGGCGGGTTCCGATGCCGCTTCCATGCCTGACTCAGGGGTGGTGTGCTATGGCGATTATCAAGGAAAGCGTACCTTGGGCATGAGAGTCTCCTGGAATAAACGCTATATCACTTTAGGTCCCATTGCGACCGTATTAGGATTGGCGTTCCATCTTTATGATCCAGACCATCTACTGGGTGAGCAGGAAGACATTGGCATTACCCTCGCCTTGGTGCCTACAGAAACGCCGGGTGTGCAAATAGGACGGCGTCATTATCCCTCTTACCAAGCGTTCCAGAACGGCCCTACTACCGGTCAGGAGGTATTCATGCCCCTAGAATGGATTATTGGCGGCCAGGAGCGGGCTGGCCAAGGGTGGCAGATGCTGATGGAATGCCTGGGGGTTGGGCGCTCCGTATCTTTGCCTTCCATGAGTACCGGTGCCGCCAAATTATGCGCCCGCGCTACGGGGGCCTACGCCCGGGTGAGAAAACAATTCCGCTTGCCCATTGGCAAGTTCGAAGGGGTAGAGGAGGTGTTAACCCGCATTGCCGGCAATGCCTACTTACTAGATGCCCTTCGGACGGCAACCACCGCGGCAGTGGATCAGGGGGACAAGCCTTCTACGCTTTCCGCCATCGCCAAATACCACTCCACCATGCGCATGCGGGAGACTATTAACGACGCCATGGACGTCCATGGCGGCAAGGCCGTTTGCGAGGGGCCGAGTAACTATCTAGCCAATAGCTACCATGCTATTCCGGTATCCATTACCGTGGAAGGGGCAAATATCCTCACTCGCAGCATGATTATTTTTGGTCAAGGCGCCATTCGTTGTCATCCTTATCTGCTCAAGGAGATGCAGGCAGCGCAAAACCCCGATGAAAAGGAAGGATTAGTTGCCTTTGACCAGGCCATATTTGGTCATATGGGGTTTTTGCTGTGTAATTTTGGCCGAGCTTGGTGGCATAACCTGAGTGGGGGGCGTTGGTCTCCTGTCCCGGAAGCGGAAGTAACGGTTGACTACTATTATCGGCAGTTGGGGCGAATGAGTGCCTCATTTGCGTTGGTGGCTGATCTTACCTCGTTAATTTTGGGGGGAGAATTAAAGCGGCGGGAAAAAATATCGGCCCGCCTAGGTGACTGCCTGAGCCATCTGTATTTACTGAGTTGTCTCCTGAAGCGTTTCAAAGATGACGGCCAGCCTAGAGAAGATATTCCCTTGTTACATTGGTGTGGCCAGCGAGAGCTTTACCTTATTCAGCAAACACTCGATGAGATTCTCGCCAACTATCCTTCCCGCCCTGTAGGTGGGCTATTACGGTGGGTTTTATTTCCTTGGGGCAGACGATTTGGAAAACCCTCGGATGATGTAGGGCGACAGTGTGCGGCGCTATTATTGTCGCCTTCGAGCAGCCGGGATCGCCTGACGGCAGGAGTTTTTCTGGGCAGTAGGGAAAAAGATCCAATTGCCCATTTGGAGGAGGCTTTTAAAACGGTCATTGCGGCCGATGAGGCTAACAAAAAACTGCGCCGGGCAGCCAAGGAAAGGGGACTTAAAAGTCTTTCCCTGGAAGAGGCCGTTAGCAGGGGAGTCATTTCAGAGGTGGAAGCAAAGTTGGCTGAGAAAGCGGAAAAACTCACCTGGGAGATTATTACGGTCGATGATTTTTCCCCGGAAGAGCTCAGCGGGGAGCAGGTGCTGAGGCGTGAGCAAATCCTTTCCGGAGGATAA